One Carassius gibelio isolate Cgi1373 ecotype wild population from Czech Republic chromosome A7, carGib1.2-hapl.c, whole genome shotgun sequence DNA window includes the following coding sequences:
- the LOC128016390 gene encoding zinc finger BED domain-containing protein 4-like, with protein sequence MVVKDLQPFTIVEDEGFMAFVNKLDPSYVLPSRKALKTMVTERYNISKEKTMEDLKKADFVSLTADMWSSINMDGYLGVTCHYITPEAKLATVVLGVRRFYQTHTAQHLMEAKALLMAEWGITTKVQCMVTDNASNMILSAQLLNLRHVPCFAHNLNLIVKKALDQTPLINEIRQKARKIVGLFRSSCKAKDKLVEMQGLMGRPALKLMQEVDTRWNSTYDMLQRLYEQREPVGAAF encoded by the exons ATGGTGGTAAAGGATTTGCAGCCCTTCACTATCGTGGAGGATGAGGGTTTCATGGCTTTTGTGAACAAACTTGATCCAAGCTATGTCCTCCCATCCCGGAAGGCACTTAAAACGATGGTAACCGAAAGGTACAACATTTCTAAGGAGAAGACAATGGAGGACCTAAAAAAGGCAGATTTTGTTAGCCTTACAGCTGACATGTGGTCCTCCATTAATATGGACGGATACCTTGGTGTTACTTGCCACTACATAACACCAGAGGCAAAGCTGGCAACTGTTGTACTGGGTGTAAGGAGGTtttaccaaacacacacagcccAGCATCTCATGGAGGCTAAAGCTTTGCTAATGGCCGAGTGGGGAATAACCACCAAAGTTCAGTGTATGGTGACTGATAATGCATCCAACATGATCTTAAGTGCCCAGCTACTGAACCTTCGGCATGTCCCATGTTTTGCccacaatttaaatttaattgtaaaaaaggccctagATCAAACCCCACTCATCAATGAAATACGACAGAAAGCCAGAAAGATAGTGGGGTTATTTAGATCCAGCTGCAAAGCAAAGGACAAGCTTGTGGAGATGCAGGGCTTGATGGGCAGACCAGCTCTGAAACTGATgcaggaggtggacacaagatgGAACAGCACTTACGACATGTTGCAGCGCTTGTATGAGCAACGAGAGCCAGTGGGTGCAGCG TTTTGA